The sequence below is a genomic window from Humulus lupulus chromosome 3, drHumLupu1.1, whole genome shotgun sequence.
actcttttatttggggtcgaaagccctggatgattattttgatcatcggttgatgttttatattcatcattacatgaactcatttgcctgcttgaatagggctatatttgctaggcgtgtgccttatgatttgatgacatgatattagtgttcatgagcatattaagttttcttgctgggcttcggctcacgggtcctatgtggtgcaggtaaaggcaaaagaaagttggaccatccttgagttggagagcttaggtgacgacgtgtacatatgcgactgctcgaccaccacggccgagggttgaaagaggaactagggttaaaccttgttttgccgcttagatcggctggttgtaaatatattcttgtaatagacctttaaattatatttttggaatcccaatgtctacagtaaacgttttaatgaaacgttatatcttaaccaaatttttaatccctaaaccgctaatcataattagttacacgattttggccaaatgactcgattagcaagtttagcactgtttataaggcacaccgtaacggtccttggaggtTAGGGTGTTACATCCTTTATGTGGTATGGGTTTGTtctggacttgactagcatgtcgtctacataaacctccatgttctgtCCCAACTGTTGTTGAACATACGATTCACGAGCCTTTTGTAGGTGGCACCAGCATTCTTCAAcctgaagggcatcactttatagtagTAAACTCCTTTATCAGTTCAAAATATGGTGTGTTCTTGATCCGCAACATGCATGGAAATATgtttatagcctgagtacgcgtccataaaggacaagagATCGTACCCGgaggtggcgtcgaccatctgAAATATTTTCGGCAGTGGGAAACAGCCTTTAGGgcaagccttgttaaggtcagAGAAGTATATGTAGGTCCTCCAGGTGCCATTTGGCGTGGATTGGATACCCACTTGGGATATTGGGCGTCCCAAATGAATCTATTTGTGAGCAGCTTGTCCACCTTCGCCTTTAAGGATTTCGCCCTGGTCTGGTCAAACATTCTCCGCTTCTGCTAAATCGAAGCAACATTTGGATCCACATTCAAAACATGACAAATGATATTCGGTTCAATGCCAGTCATGTCGGAGTGAGACTAGGAAAAAATGTCCCGATTGGTCAGCCGAAGcagccttcttcttctttgatccaagaatagtccacaacaatccgggatctgaaaccggggacagcttgtgaaagttgagtttgTCCACAGTGAAGAGGTATGTAGTCATTTTCTCAGCAGGGTTAGCCTTGAGGAATCCATCCACTGCatccgcctccgacccaacaactTCAGGCATGGCAAAATGCTCTGCACAATCCACACAGTTGCCGACACAaaacataagttccaaaacagTAAGCTTAAaaaaagaggggggggggggggggggggggggggggggcttgaagtacttactaggagcagagcgaaagtgctcacgaacgAAGAAAGGACCCTTCACAAAgaagaagtcctgcttccaggaccctggGTTGGATGCagcgccctctatcaaggggaccgAAGTATtagctttttgcaggaaataaaagcccttggacttaggagagggcatgagattgtacatgaaatgcacctcttagGTCGTAGGAGCACGCTGGACACGATCCATAAACGAGAtgaagaggcaactcaaggtcaaCTAGTTGTTGGGCGCCAGCtagagtggagcaaggtcaaaataattgagaaccgTGACGAAGAACAGGTGTAACGGGATTGTACCACtcgctttcaagatatgctcgctcatagcCACGTAACCCGGATTTGGGCAGTCAGCCCTGCATGTGCTCGAAGGGACATATAATGTGTAGCCTGGGGGAACACGGTAGTTCTCTGTTATTTCCAACAGTTTATTTTCAGACACGTGGGACACTAGAGTGGATGCCAACAGGGGGTCAGTGCCCTGATCATCAGCAGTCACCTGTCGTCTccctctcttcggcatatctgcaaaaccaaaagaaaaaggtgaggtggaaacgtagcactttaccctccattttttcttcctagcaagagtatTCCACCGAGGCACCGGCTGTGAAAGCGCTGAGCTAGGGTAGATCGAgaataagggttgaggagaagacgaGATGGCCCCATGATAGTCATTAGGGGAGAACGGgttaggaggctcaggcgggagatttccctccataaactccaactccatctacaAATCTAAAaaggtcaccctaaggttcgctacatggtcgttaaggtcaagggggaaaagtactccgtctcccctcaacaccgaatctatttcgctctctaccacccaaattttacgcctaagttcagtcatatgctcaagatgacgaatgcgggcctgccttaaggtgtcgtagTCATGGTGAGGATTGTTCTCaggggactccgagtctgaagacaagtcaacaaactcaacccccggaggagcgtcgaatgaaccttcacatgccatgagaccctgtcccgaaagcaaaaagggttcacgtataaatgagaggattgctacaaaacacaaaggaatgggcacaagcgctctaaataaccaactacgaagtatgaatgagggcatgcaactgggttaaTTCACGgcaagctcaggccaaagtaccccgtcccaagtggtgctaatttggacccaataaacataagggagaaagaaaatatacctcaatcAGGTAAAATGGGGCGTTGTCATGGTCAAAAAGGAGGTTGAGGGCCGAAAGCACCATCACGCTCAAACATAGGCAAATGggcgaaagtacgcgtctgcaaaaatgaAGGGAAagggtgttttagtcctcaaatgcCTGCATGGATATAGACCTACAAAAAATGaactcaaaaatatatataaaaaaaaaagggggggggggggggggggggggggggagatagcaaaagtgaggttgtggggatTTGAACTCCTCGCCTCTTGAAAAGAGTAAGgatcccaaaaccactaagctgaagaagtaaggtgtaaataataagctaggcatgaaggcctatttataagaataaaaaaggagagtctaccagagcacctaaaggtcccctcctagactggggggcaagtgtagatgctcaaaattccacgctAATGAAAGACTCAAAGTACATGCTTAGGACCCATGTCCCTAGGTGTGTATTGGAAAATCTTGACAAACGTAGCCCCGGTAAGTGTGTCacccagggcctcgcgagggatcgCCTCGCCACGCCTCGCCCACAAGCGTCTCGCGCCAGGAGGAGCCCCATGCAAGGAGGTACCTCACGCCTAGGAGCGTCTCGCGCTTCGCCCACGCCTCGATTGCGTGCCCAAGGCCCCGCGCCATGGGCCTTGCGAGACGGTGTCTCACCCACACCTCGGCCGCACGCACCTAAGGCCCAGTACCAGAGGCCTCGTGAGACGGTGTCTCGCCCACACCTCGGCCGCGCGCACCCAAGGCTCAGCACCAGGGGCCTCACGAGACGATGTCTCGCCCATGCATCGGTCGTGCACCCAAAGCCCCGCGCCATGGGCCTCATGAGGTGGTGTCTCGCCCACGCCTCAGCCGCGCGAACCCAAGGCCCAACCCCATGAGCCTCGCGAGACGGTGTCTCACCCATGCCTCGGCTACGCGCACCCAAGGCCcagcaccaggggcctcgcgagacggtgtCTCGCCCACAACTCGGTCGCACGCACCCAAGGCCcagcaccaggggcctcgcgagacgatgTCTCGCCCACGCCTCGGCCGCGCGCCCAAAGCCCCGCGCCATGGGCCTCGCTAAACGGTGTCTCGCCCATGCCTCGGCCGCGCACACCCAAGGCCCAGCCCCataggcctcgcgagatggtgtctCGCCCACACCTCGGTCGCGCGCACAAGGCCCCGtgccatgggcctcgcgagacgatgTCTCACCCCCGCCTACAAGCACCGCATACCAACAACCCAAAGGCTCCTTCTCGCGGCTCACCCAGGCCAGCACCTCGTTCGTCCAAGGCATCCCAGGTGGCCTCGCACCTGACACCTCAAGGCAGTGTGTCCTATGAGGACCTATGGAAACTCcaacatttagaggtaaaagcccaagtataattcaaaaggatcgtactagtacaatcttgtacgaggtacgacctttaagaccccgtatATCTGATACAGATattcatgccagacaagtagtgggagcactaggagaggggacatggcctatATGTCTCTggtcagatgtcagagtcgacaccaccaccacctgcgccactacgcctggcaccactcctctgacatttgtACGacataagtagtggagacatcctcatggtattTGGCCACGTactagagccaacaccactacccgtgagaccactctcctgacagtgtacttatgtaccacttggtcccctggaccacaatgtatcaagggccattagagcccactataaaaggaaccccacttccacatggaaaggggttggaaaaaacactgtagcatcataccataagaaatacaagttcctttcaccattttctttctgtaACTATTCTTTAAGTTTctaattagatctttgaagtttttcattgataagctcCATATttcgatttttctaacttaacttcgttgacgagttctcaccgtcaacataaaTATTTTCCCTCAAAATAATTATTCACAAACATATGTCTCAAATCCCGAGACTAAACTCCAAATAATTCTGAAAAATGATAATTCCCAAGCCCCAAGCCTCTACACTTTTCTGAACCCTTAGGTCATAACTTAGTCATCAAAGTCATTTTCTTAAACCTTAAACATATTTTCTGGCTCAGGACCCATTACCATTTTGGGTCCTTTGGCATCCACATATCCTACATGCATGGGCCATGAATGGCTCACACCCTCCTCTGACGTGGCGTTTGGCCTTGCCCATGGCTCACTCGAGCCTTTGGGcataccaccaccaccaccatcatcatcaccatcatgaACCATGGCCACCACCACCATAACCACAATAATGGTGGTTCCAACTACCATTTTTGGTTGTAAGTCGAGGCACTCACGCACCCACAAGCACGCACAAAAGGTTGTGAGGCCTAGTGCTCCTTTCACGCACacgcacatgcacacacacacacacacacacacaaggcCCCCAAGCCCATCGAGCACCATCCACACCACTAGTCTCTCTCCATGGACGCTGACGGTTGTACCATTCTTAGATCCAATACCAAAAATCATCTTCCCAAACACATTTAACAAGTTCCAAATTCAAAGAATACATAATTACGATATTCTTTACAAATTCATGCTAGGATATGTGCCCTTAAAGCGTTTTTCTGTAAAACATTTACTAAGTATTTAATAAAGATATGTtttcactcatatttgtattttatttatatgtCATTTATCTAGAAAGATCCAATGTTATTACATGtaatcttgaattaagtatatatatatatatgtagatgtatatacaagaggatttaattcaagataataacatAAATATTTTCCATAATCGCTAATATAAAAGTGGGAGCTTTTGTATTAATTAAGATTATGAGCACGATCAGTCTTTTGTCTTAGACACGATAGTTTATCCGAATTGTTACATGTAGTTGACACATGGAGATGGGGGTGTCATATACAATATAAATTGTTTAAGATTAGGGACATGATGATAAGAAGAGAACTTCTAATATTctccattaaaaaataaaagttcttCGTTCATCACTCAATGGTCATTTGAGACTTGACCTTAATCATGAAGTGAGTAATGGAATCTTATTTCTAGTCCTATGGCTTTGGACTTATTAGGTTCAATTTATGAAAGAAAACGTAGACCCAACtcttgatatcttggagtcataatAATACGGGTTGCTAAGAACATACTTCACAGATACGGAATCCACTCTTTCCTTAATTGGGAGTATATTAATTATTCCTTTTGGTATTGATAGTGGTACTTGAtcatagagcgctcaatttctaTTGAGAACATAAATATTATTTGTATATGACTTCCATAAATGTTCACTAGACTATCAAGGGCGCTAGTTGATTAATAtgtaattagagaggttaacggaCTTTAACCTAACTTTAATTATGAATAATTAGTGGAGGGTCATAACTCGTGCAAAGACTATATCAATGGATAGCTATATGAGTTAcaacttctaataatataagattaTATGTTCTGAGAGTACAACTATGAATTTTTAGTGAAAAAATTTCATAgttgataaattaatttattaagccAAGAGTTGGCGAGATAATTAACTTATTGGAACTTAAAACTACGGGTCCATGTGTCCTTGAGCTAGTTTGATAACACAAACAAAGTATTTGGTGAATTAAAGAAATAATAagagtattattttttattaagaaaTAATAGAGTATTATTTCAAGATAAGAATTAATATAGTATTATTTCAAATTATTATCTctttaatattatttatgaaataataaagcagaaaaataaatatattaatattttattaaaattaattttagagaaaatTATTTATTCATACATATTATTTATAATGTATAAATACAATGTTGTAATTAAAAGATGAGTTAAAATCCATGTATTTTGGAAACACATGGTAGGGCGTCCTACACAATCTATTGGACTGTGGTGGGCAGCCAAGCACACTTCAAAGGAGAGCTAGGTTAGCTCATTTCCTCACTCACATAGATTTTATAAATAGATTCTTAAATGAGAAGGCTAAAACTaatgtttcttttagttttcaaaaAAATAAGCTTCCCTACGCCTCACACACAAAGCAAAGAAAAGCATACACACTCTCATGAGTTGAGACACAAAAATGTGTGCATTAAAAAATTCATTATTGATAAAGGAGACCACACATTCTCTTTATATTGTCAAGTCAGCTTGGAAGACAAGTGGTTAAGAAGTTTTTCAATACTCTTGAAGCCCCACACAATACTCTTGAAGCCACACACATAGGAGAAGAAGCTCAAGCTTTGAATTTTGCAACTCAGCGACATCTCAGGCTTTGTTCTacgctacaagaggtaaatctaAGTCTCGTATTCTTAGTATTTTTAATAGATCCAAAATACATCTTATTCTAGTTAAGGTTACCAACAATTCAAGCATAAAATCACAAGATTCAAACGTAGAGATCAGCTCACCTTCTAGGCCAAAAACTCTAGTGTTCCTTCTCCCTTCTTGGTTGCAACTCTACAAGACAACAACCCAATGATTCTCTAAGAATCATCCATGAACGAAATCCGCAAAGAAAAGAGACAAAACTTACTCTTGGATTGTGATCCAAGCCCAGCCAAAACCTTAGTGTTGTTCTTCCTTCTTTGATCTCCAAATTCTACAACACAAGTAATGATCTCTAAAAAAACCATCTCTAGACCGAAATCACCAAGAGAAATCAAACAAATCTTACCCTTCTGATGACCTTTGCCTAGGCAGAAAACTAGAGAATCAAGCTCtctccttccttttctttctttctttgtctcTTGTTTCTCTCTATTTCAAATGGCTGGTGGAAATGGGAAGTGGTAACCGCCCATTCCTCTTTTCCTTTCCTTAATAAACACCCTTTACTTCAAAATGCAAAATTCCCAATATCATAAAATCTGTTGCtcagcattttttttttttatttattcactttattttaataaaaaaaaataatgcacAAATGCAACGTACACGCACAGTTAAAGGGGGAAAAATACTCGTCGTTTGATTATAGACCATTTAAATGCACACAGGCGACAACCCTTGCACAACTACAGCTTCTCAATAAAAGAAGTCTATAAAAGTGGAACCAAAATTCAAATGAAATCTATATATATCAAAAACATAACTAAAACTAAGATACAGAACAAACTAATTTACAAATTTTTCTAAAGCTAGACTGTCAAAATGGGGATTTTTATACAAGAATCTTGTGTAGTTTATTTCTTATGCCCTAATTTGGGGCGAGACTTCATGCTGGCTCTCCGAGCAACATCCCATGCTTTCTGAGGTGCAAATACACCAAGCTGTGCAGCAAAGAATGACTCGTACCCAGGTGAATCAAAAGCAAAGCCTGTGTGTCTTGATAACTCTCGTGGTAGTTGAGCTATTGCGTAGCTCCTTTCCTCAGCTGGTGTAAGCTGGCTTCCAATCTCCAGCAATTCTGTCCTGGTTCTACCTTCTGGTTCATGCCTGTGAATTTCCTGAACAACCTGATAATCATACGGGAAGAACCATCTTTGTATCCTATATCCACACGACAATAATCAGCAGGTATACATATATATCATGGGCAAAACTTAATATAAAATACGACAAGTTCTCCAATAGGTTATTCGCTTACCCTTGGTAAATGAAATCCCCAAGAAGAGCAGCAATAGGAAGAAGAAGAGTTGTCAAGTAGAAATAGAATGTACTCATCAAGACATAGATGACAAAATAAACATTTTCCTGAAATATTCAAGTAATGGACAAGTCAGCACAAAGAATAATATGAtgaaattttatgaaaaatataaATCGACAGTACAAGACAAGGAAAAACAAAACCCACCTGTCGGTCATATGGAGTCATAATACCAGAGTATATGAAAATGAATACAAACCATGCTACAATGCTTCCTCCAACACTGATATAATGCCACCTTGTAATTGAATTGCACATCAAAAGAAGACGTATGTTAACAGTAACTACAACACAAGTAAATGCCATTGTGCTGACATCCCAAAGACCAAACATCTTGCCGGATGAATTTTGAGCATTTGAGCTAGACGAGCTCACAAAGTAATAGAAGATCAGAGATTGGTAGACAGAAAAGAAGGCCCATACTGCCACAACCCTCCATTTAAAAAATACATTCTTTATTCCCTCCATGTATATTTCAGGATATTTCTTGGAAAGAGATGCACTGACATCCTGAAAAAGAACAGAAATAAAACAACCAATGATCATTTTTCGATTATATCAAATGGCAAATATATATGGGCACGCATTTACTAATACAAATACAacctttaaaaaaaatactaaaatggaAATAATGTACATATTCCTATATAAGGCTTCCCATAGCTTGAATGAAAAGTTGTATGTCGTTTGACCAAAAAAAATGCAGTACCTTGTCAAAAAGCCCAACCATGATCACGGGCAGGGCCGTAAATATAACATTGTATAAGGATTGAAACCAATCATCATAGAACCTTTGACCAGAAAATCCAGTTTCAAAAGTGAACCAAAATTGAGTCAAAGTGAATGTAAGATTCTTGTAAAAGAAGTATGTGATAACCTGTAAGATGAAACTAGATTCAGTTAGACACATAACATCAAACTCACACTGATATCAACATTTCAAAATATAACGAAAAACAAACCTTGCATAACCTAAGATAGGACCATCGTCCATGAACAAGAAGTAAATCAGTAAGAAAACGAAACTGGGCAATAGCAAAATCACTAGCCATCACTGCCTGCATGCCCTCTTGCCCACTAATTCCAATACCAACATGAGCAGCTTGAATCATGCTAACATCATTGGCACCATCACCAATGCTAAGTGTTATCTTCTTTGCACCTTTTTTGACCAAACTTGTCACCTGTAAGCACCAAGAATAATTATGACATTACAACAACAAAGGTAATCAACCACTCATCATTTTAAAATGTTTAGCTTGAATGCATTGTTTAACTGTTAATTATATTCCAGTGGTTTTAATTAAATACGGGTTAATAACATTTTGATTATAACCCCGAAAACAAGTGTTGCCAAAGAATTAGAATGACAAAAGCTTTTTGAATTAAGAATCTACAAATTGAGATACACATTGCCTCATTAGTATTGACCTATAATAACTGAGTAACAAATCatttttcaaaattacaaaccagGTCTAAGAAAAGGTTAGCAAGTGTTAAAAAATTAAGCACTTAGTTAATTCTAATTCTAAGATGGAAAGATCAAAATGACTCTCTAGTACaagtaattattatttattaatgtaTCCTAGAAATAGTCAGTCCTTAGTGCCGTAATGGTTCAAATCCCAGATCCCTTGCCCACACACAAtcactcaaccacttgaactagCATCTAAAGTGGCCTAGTTCAAGCAATTATCTGATCtatgataataaaaaatatatattaacttGGTGCCAGGTGAAACTCACTTGTGCTTTTTGTAAAGGAGAAACTCTGCAGCAAACAACTGAGGAACAATTCAAGCTTAAATTGAGAAGAATCACTCGTAAACTTGGATCCAATGCATACATCAAACACTTCCCATCTATTACAAGTGCCAATTTTGGTCTAGACGCCATATGGAGATAGTGCTGCGCTTCCTCAAGGCACTTCTTCAACTGGTTTTTAACTTCTTCTTTAATAAACCGTGCAATTTCCACTTGGTCACCCTAACGACAGAGTTACATAAATTACATTATTGCTTAGAAAGGAATTAGAAACGCATATATTCATTATACATTACAAATGTGTGAATAAATCACTCACTGGAATTAAAATCTAGCTTACCCTATTTTCaacttctctgattgcatcagttTCAGAAGTGATAATAAACTGTTTCATTTCATTGTTTATTAGATTGCATGCTACAACGAAAAGTTCGGGAGCAAAGTTAGAGATATttacataaaaaataataatgacaaacaaaataaataagaaGGAACTCCACTTTTTAGGAAAAATTGACTTACCATAAGCTATATTTATTGCAGTTTCCATCTTATCTCCTGTAAGCACCCAAATTTTAATACCAGCCCTAGATAACGTCTCTATGCAAGATGGAACTCCTTCTTGAAGCTTGTCCTCAATGGCAGTGCACCCAACCAAAATCAGATCTTTTTCTATGAGTTCAGCCACCTGCATGAAATTCACAGTACAATTTCAACAATTTTAAGTGCATCTAAATTCTAAACCAAATTTAAGCTTATAATTTATGATGCAGAACCAGTATAACACATATCTCTCATAAGAAACTACAACAACACCTCAAAATGAGATTGCATAGGCATTTCCAAACTCTTGAGGCAATTCATACAAATCCAACGGAATATTACCTCATCCAACTTCTTTTCACGATCGCGTAGAGAAGATTTCGCCTGAATGAACTTCTCATTCCAGCTTTCATACATATCAGGACTTAAATCTCTATAAGCTAAGCAAAGGGTACGTAGCCCAGAACATCCAAAATTTTCCAAATGATCCCTAGATACTTTCTTTAAATCATCATTCCCATCAGCTAATCGCTCATAGATCACAGTGTCAGCACCCTGTCAAATGAGTTTTCCTGACAGAATGTCACTTGCTTCCAATTGCTCATATGTTTATACAATGTAGAAGTTTCGATAAAGTATTACCTTGCAGTATAATACAAGCCTGCCATCTGGATAGCGACAAACAACAGACTGGCGCTTCCTTGTACTATTAGTATAACAAAAATTGTAAGTAAAGTTAGTGCTATCAATCAAGATGTCCCAAATTATTTACAACTATGTGTACCCCTTACCTATTAAACTCAAGAACATTTAAGATCTCATATGAAACATCTTGAATTTTACCCATCTTTTCAACATGAGATTCACGAACATATATGGTTGTTGGTGTACGCCTGGGAATAAAGAAAACAACAACCTCAAAAtatgtaaaattttaaaaatagcagTTCAATGAACTAataagaaccaacactagaaattaaaaaataataatatgtgaaagaattaaaagaaaaaaagttaGACTTCTAATTATTATCAAGCCAAATCTCTTCCATATTCGATGGCACCTGGTAGAAGGAAAAAACTGATGAGCataataatcatatttaaaaGGACGTCTCCCAATAATTAGAGATATTAAAAAGTTTTTGCAATGGAACAACTACATTATAGTTACAAGTTATGATATCAAAAGAAGGgccaaaagattacaaataatttaAGCAAACATGATTTCGAGGTTCACCTGTAGAAAAAGAAGCCAAAGTTTTTTGCAGCAGTAACCAAAGCAGCTTCATCCGGTGATGCAGCTTGATATGTAACTTTCTCAGGGGATGTTACATCACCCTCCGGAAGCACTGTATGACATATAGCAAGGCATCTGCAAAATTCCTAAATAAGGAGGGGAAAAAAGGTCAAATTGTGAATCAATTACATATACTTTATTTATAAGCAACTTATCAAATATCTTAAGGTGAATTTTCACAAATAGTAAAATGTCATATTTTAAGTTTCTCCCATACAGAAAAAGGAAAAAAGCAgaaaactcttccaaaactttaGGAGTAACCTGAATAGCA
It includes:
- the LOC133823155 gene encoding phospholipid-transporting ATPase 3 isoform X2; its protein translation is MSGWERVRPSRTRLGRNSNSSMEERVPSSRTVRLGRVQPQAPGHRTIFCNDREANLPVKFRGNSISTTKYNFFTFLPKGLFEQFRRVANLYFLTISILSTTPISPVSPITNVLPLSMVLLVSLIKEAFEDWIKQDGYFPADLLFLASTNPDGVCYIETANLDGETNLKIRKALEKTWDYSTPEKASEFKGEVQCEQPNNSLYTFTGNLIFQKQTIPLTPNQLLLRGCSLRNTEYIVGAVMFSGHETKVMMNAMNVPSKRSTLERKLDKLILTLFGTLFLMCLIGAIGSGVFINRKYFYLGLNEGVEDQFNPQKPFVVAILTMFTLITLYSTIIPISLYVSIEMIKFIQCTQYINKDLHMFHAESNTPALARTSNLNEELGQVEYIFSDKTGTLTRNLMEFFKCSIGGEVYGTGVTEIERGLAQRRGHKLEEGQKSANVVQEKGFNFDDARLMRGAWRNEPNPDLCKEFCRCLAICHTVLPEGDVTSPEKVTYQAASPDEAALVTAAKNFGFFFYRRTPTTIYVRESHVEKMGKIQDVSYEILNVLEFNSTRKRQSVVCRYPDGRLVLYCKGADTVIYERLADGNDDLKKVSRDHLENFGCSGLRTLCLAYRDLSPDMYESWNEKFIQAKSSLRDREKKLDEVAELIEKDLILVGCTAIEDKLQEGVPSCIETLSRAGIKIWVLTGDKMETAINIAYACNLINNEMKQFIITSETDAIREVENRGDQVEIARFIKEEVKNQLKKCLEEAQHYLHMASRPKLALVIDGKCLMYALDPSLRVILLNLSLNCSSVVCCRVSPLQKAQVTSLVKKGAKKITLSIGDGANDVSMIQAAHVGIGISGQEGMQAVMASDFAIAQFRFLTDLLLVHGRWSYLRLCKVITYFFYKNLTFTLTQFWFTFETGFSGQRFYDDWFQSLYNVIFTALPVIMVGLFDKDVSASLSKKYPEIYMEGIKNVFFKWRVVAVWAFFSVYQSLIFYYFVSSSSSNAQNSSGKMFGLWDVSTMAFTCVVVTVNIRLLLMCNSITRWHYISVGGSIVAWFVFIFIYSGIMTPYDRQENVYFVIYVLMSTFYFYLTTLLLPIAALLGDFIYQGIQRWFFPYDYQVVQEIHRHEPEGRTRTELLEIGSQLTPAEERSYAIAQLPRELSRHTGFAFDSPGYESFFAAQLGVFAPQKAWDVARRASMKSRPKLGHKK
- the LOC133823155 gene encoding phospholipid-transporting ATPase 3 isoform X1 → MSGWERVRPSRTRLGRNSNSSMEERVPSSRTVRLGRVQPQAPGHRTIFCNDREANLPVKFRGNSISTTKYNFFTFLPKGLFEQFRRVANLYFLTISILSTTPISPVSPITNVLPLSMVLLVSLIKEAFEDWKRFQNDMSINNNLVEVLHDQKWESIPWKRLQVGDIVRIKQDGYFPADLLFLASTNPDGVCYIETANLDGETNLKIRKALEKTWDYSTPEKASEFKGEVQCEQPNNSLYTFTGNLIFQKQTIPLTPNQLLLRGCSLRNTEYIVGAVMFSGHETKVMMNAMNVPSKRSTLERKLDKLILTLFGTLFLMCLIGAIGSGVFINRKYFYLGLNEGVEDQFNPQKPFVVAILTMFTLITLYSTIIPISLYVSIEMIKFIQCTQYINKDLHMFHAESNTPALARTSNLNEELGQVEYIFSDKTGTLTRNLMEFFKCSIGGEVYGTGVTEIERGLAQRRGHKLEEGQKSANVVQEKGFNFDDARLMRGAWRNEPNPDLCKEFCRCLAICHTVLPEGDVTSPEKVTYQAASPDEAALVTAAKNFGFFFYRRTPTTIYVRESHVEKMGKIQDVSYEILNVLEFNSTRKRQSVVCRYPDGRLVLYCKGADTVIYERLADGNDDLKKVSRDHLENFGCSGLRTLCLAYRDLSPDMYESWNEKFIQAKSSLRDREKKLDEVAELIEKDLILVGCTAIEDKLQEGVPSCIETLSRAGIKIWVLTGDKMETAINIAYACNLINNEMKQFIITSETDAIREVENRGDQVEIARFIKEEVKNQLKKCLEEAQHYLHMASRPKLALVIDGKCLMYALDPSLRVILLNLSLNCSSVVCCRVSPLQKAQVTSLVKKGAKKITLSIGDGANDVSMIQAAHVGIGISGQEGMQAVMASDFAIAQFRFLTDLLLVHGRWSYLRLCKVITYFFYKNLTFTLTQFWFTFETGFSGQRFYDDWFQSLYNVIFTALPVIMVGLFDKDVSASLSKKYPEIYMEGIKNVFFKWRVVAVWAFFSVYQSLIFYYFVSSSSSNAQNSSGKMFGLWDVSTMAFTCVVVTVNIRLLLMCNSITRWHYISVGGSIVAWFVFIFIYSGIMTPYDRQENVYFVIYVLMSTFYFYLTTLLLPIAALLGDFIYQGIQRWFFPYDYQVVQEIHRHEPEGRTRTELLEIGSQLTPAEERSYAIAQLPRELSRHTGFAFDSPGYESFFAAQLGVFAPQKAWDVARRASMKSRPKLGHKK